The following coding sequences lie in one Halogeometricum rufum genomic window:
- a CDS encoding DNA primase large subunit PriL, whose translation MDPHFARYPFFDGARAAVGEADISPAALVVEDAPAVERGLERVERALMEGTVAAEEPRRWSDREELLSYPIARILVSLVDTPAAVDKYAAAEAATAHDRFRADFRSDDDGLQSTAARSVSLDDVLREFDLSGAVRPERPDDGRRRGSRDPTHYWVAVGAYLTLSTADWGERWRLVNRELATGEVRVTADELHRLLEEAVHRRVADGLPFEVRGSAAGEEIADALDDEVASLRDLLNDHDVTGRMEVEAVVPGLFPPCMKALVQRARGGESLPSHSEFSVVAFLVALGMDATEVATLLDAEDETAERIATRVEYLADADGAQFAPPSCASMQSYGDCVNRDERCETISHPLSYYTSAVRDAGDVRDWRETAAEGTSADDRT comes from the coding sequence ATGGACCCGCACTTCGCCCGCTACCCGTTCTTCGACGGCGCACGCGCCGCCGTCGGCGAGGCGGACATCTCCCCGGCGGCGCTGGTCGTCGAGGACGCCCCCGCCGTCGAACGCGGCTTAGAGCGGGTCGAACGCGCCCTGATGGAGGGCACCGTCGCCGCCGAGGAGCCCCGGCGGTGGAGCGACCGCGAAGAACTGCTGTCGTACCCCATCGCCCGCATCCTCGTCTCCCTCGTGGACACGCCCGCCGCGGTGGACAAGTACGCCGCCGCGGAGGCCGCGACGGCGCACGACCGCTTCCGCGCCGACTTCCGGAGCGACGACGACGGTCTGCAGAGCACGGCCGCGCGGAGCGTCTCGCTGGACGACGTGCTTCGCGAGTTCGACCTCTCGGGCGCGGTTCGACCCGAACGGCCCGACGACGGCCGCCGCCGCGGGTCGCGCGACCCGACGCACTACTGGGTCGCCGTCGGCGCGTACCTGACGCTCTCGACGGCCGACTGGGGCGAGCGCTGGCGCCTCGTCAACCGCGAACTCGCGACCGGAGAGGTGCGGGTGACGGCCGACGAACTCCACCGCCTGCTGGAGGAGGCGGTCCACCGCCGCGTCGCCGACGGCCTCCCGTTCGAGGTTCGGGGGAGCGCCGCCGGCGAGGAGATTGCCGACGCCCTCGACGACGAGGTGGCGTCGCTGCGGGACCTGTTGAACGACCACGACGTGACCGGCCGGATGGAGGTCGAGGCCGTCGTCCCCGGCCTGTTCCCGCCCTGCATGAAAGCGCTCGTCCAACGGGCGCGCGGCGGCGAGTCGCTCCCGTCGCACAGCGAGTTCTCCGTGGTCGCCTTCCTCGTCGCCCTCGGCATGGACGCGACGGAGGTGGCGACGCTTCTGGACGCCGAAGACGAGACGGCAGAGCGAATCGCCACGCGCGTCGAGTACCTCGCCGACGCCGACGGGGCGCAGTTCGCGCCGCCCTCCTGCGCGAGCATGCAGTCGTACGGCGACTGCGTGAACAGGGACGAACGCTGCGAGACCATCTCCCACCCGCTGTCGTACTACACGAGTGCCGTTCGTGACGCCGGCGACGTGCGCGACTGGCGAGAGACCGCCGCCGAGGGCACCTCGGCGGACGACCGGACGTAG
- a CDS encoding DUF7474 family protein: MPQFDYPCPDCRATNSLHDVDCRFEGTPWPAVEKAYLDVVGRLTTGPVAADDLQEASHGDWDNLHRAALERLKRDGRVSEANGTLRLLTAEEFREEVSEPTREPMKTLYRHGSVPGCHDNAVFAMVAWYEMVGLSWSETREKVVSWLEESGAWDRGGFEEATPAQLVDSKRHVYEAGYGWKEKAESAKRVIDRHR, translated from the coding sequence GTGCCGCAGTTCGACTACCCGTGTCCCGACTGCCGGGCCACCAACAGCCTCCACGACGTGGACTGCCGCTTCGAGGGGACGCCGTGGCCGGCGGTCGAGAAGGCCTACCTCGACGTCGTCGGCCGACTCACGACCGGTCCGGTCGCGGCGGACGACCTGCAGGAGGCGAGCCACGGCGACTGGGACAACCTCCACCGCGCCGCGCTCGAACGACTGAAGCGCGACGGCCGCGTGTCGGAGGCGAACGGGACGCTCAGACTCCTCACCGCCGAGGAGTTCCGCGAGGAGGTGTCCGAACCGACCAGAGAGCCGATGAAGACGCTCTACCGCCACGGGAGCGTGCCGGGCTGTCACGACAACGCCGTCTTCGCCATGGTCGCGTGGTACGAGATGGTCGGGCTCTCGTGGTCGGAGACGCGCGAGAAGGTCGTCTCGTGGCTGGAGGAGTCCGGCGCGTGGGACCGCGGCGGGTTCGAGGAGGCGACGCCCGCGCAACTGGTCGACAGCAAGCGCCACGTGTACGAGGCGGGCTACGGCTGGAAGGAGAAGGCCGAGTCCGCAAAGCGCGTCATCGACCGCCACCGCTGA